One genomic region from Lycorma delicatula isolate Av1 chromosome 9, ASM4794821v1, whole genome shotgun sequence encodes:
- the LOC142330019 gene encoding migration and invasion enhancer 1-like, with protein MVHLDVEYCATCGHDIKFYDLKNIVLNRVPETKVQGTPGRQGSFEVEVNKQLIYSKLQTLAFPDFDEVADIVEEVADGGSVRKAYKQQPITCSIL; from the exons ATGGTTCATTTAGATGTAGAATACTG TGCCACATGTGGAcatgacattaaattttatgacttaAAAAACATTGTGTTAAACAGAGTACCTGAAACAAAAGTGCAAGGAACACCTGGTCGTCAAG GATCTTTTGAAGTCGAAGTAAACAAGCAGTtgatatattcaaaattacaaacattagcTTTTCCTGATTTTGATGAAGTAGCAGATATTGTTGAAGAAGTTGCAGATGGTGGATCTGTAAGAAAAGCTTATAAACAACAACCAATAACTtgttctattttgtaa